Proteins encoded by one window of Nocardia goodfellowii:
- a CDS encoding helix-turn-helix domain-containing protein, whose amino-acid sequence MAGAAFSDRLEYLFRTMPNPDGRRYTADEIARRATEQGHPISAVYVAQLRSGLKQNPSLKHAAGLAAAFGVDIRFFTDDDAWQRGRQEIEYLRLSTAPGLEAIAFRAIDLSQQSLASLIDYLKFLRVQEGLPADPPDLPDARG is encoded by the coding sequence ATGGCGGGAGCGGCCTTCTCGGACCGTCTCGAATACCTGTTCCGCACGATGCCCAATCCGGACGGCCGGCGGTACACCGCCGACGAGATCGCGCGCCGCGCCACCGAGCAGGGTCATCCGATTTCGGCTGTCTACGTGGCGCAACTGCGTTCGGGGCTGAAGCAGAATCCCTCGCTCAAGCACGCCGCCGGGCTGGCCGCCGCCTTCGGTGTCGACATCCGCTTCTTCACCGACGACGACGCCTGGCAGCGCGGCCGTCAGGAGATCGAATACCTGCGGCTGAGTACCGCCCCCGGGCTCGAGGCCATCGCCTTCCGGGCCATCGATCTGTCCCAGCAGTCACTGGCCTCGCTGATCGACTACCTCAAGTTCTTGCGCGTCCAGGAGGGCCTCCCGGCCGACCCGCCGGATCTGCCCGACGCTCGCGGCTGA